Proteins found in one Toxotes jaculatrix isolate fToxJac2 chromosome 18, fToxJac2.pri, whole genome shotgun sequence genomic segment:
- the ap2a1 gene encoding AP-2 complex subunit alpha-1 isoform X1, producing the protein MPAVSKGDGMRGLAVFISDIRNCKSKEAEIKRINKELANIRSKFKGDKALDGYSKKKYVCKLLFIFLLGHDIDFGHMEAVNLLSSNKYTEKQIGYLFISVLVNSNSELIRLINNAIKNDLSSRNPTFMCLALHCIANVGSREMAEAFASEIPRILVAGDTMDSVKQSAALCLLRLYKTSPDLVLMGEWTSRVVHLLNDQHMGVVTAAISLITCLSQKNPDEFKTCVSLAVSRLSRIVSSASTDLQDYTYYFVPAPWLSCKLLRLLQCYPPPEDGAVKGRLVECLETILNKAQEPPKSKKVQHSNAKNAILFEAISLIIHYDSEPNLLVRACNQLGQFLQHRETNLRYLALESMCTLASSEFSHEAVKTHIETVINALKTERDVSVRQRAADLLYAMCDRSNAKQIVAEMLSYLETADYSIREEMVLKVAILAEKYAVDYSWYVDTILNLIRIAGDYVSEEVWYRVIQIVINRDDVQGYAAKTVFEALQAPACHENMVKVGGYILGEFGNLIAGDPRSSPLVQFNLLHSKFHLCSVPTRALLLSAYIKFINLFPETKATIQEVLRCDSQIRNSDVELQQRAVEYLKLSSIASTDVLATVLEEMPPFPERESSILAKLKKKKGPGAVSVTELEDSKREGGELNGGADRGPDTAAMAASNASTPSPSADLLGIRSAAPIGAAPASAGSLLVDVFSEAGPAAPSAAVNDDGFLSSAPPSEDPAPPLSEADELLNKFVCKNNGVLFENQLLQIGIKSEYRQNLGRMYLFYGNKTSVQFASFTTTVSCPGELQSQLNVQTKPVEPLVEGGAQIQQVLNIECLTDFSDAPLLNIKFRYGGALQNLTLKLPVTINKFFQPTEMSSHDFFQRWKQLSQPQQEAQKIFKANHSMDTEVLKAKLLGLGTALLDNVDPNPENYVCAGVIQTKGQQVGCLLRLEPNAQAQMYRLTLRCSKDSVSKRLCELLAQQF; encoded by the exons GGCTACCTGTTCATCTCAGTGCTGGTGAACAGCAACAGCGAGCTGATCCGCCTCATCAACAACGCCATCAAGAATGACCTGTCCAGCCGTAACCCCACCTTCATGTGCCTGGCACTTCACTGCATCGCAAACGTAGGAAGCCGTGAGATGGCCGAGGCCTTTGCGAGCGAGATCCCTCGGATCCTGGTTGCTGG CGATACGATGGACAGCGTGAAACAGTCAGCTGCCTTGTGTCTGCTGCGGCTCTACAAGACTTCTCCTGACTTGGTGCTGATGGGTGAGTGGACGTCACGCGTGGTGCACCTGCTCAACGACCAACACATG gGTGTGGTGACAGCAGCCATCTCTCTCATCACCTGTCTGAGCCAGAAGAATCCAGATGAGTTCAAGACCTGTGTTTCCCTGGCTGTTTCGCGACTCAGCAGG ATTGTGTCGTCAGCCTCCACTGACCTGCAGGATTACACCTACTACTTCGTACCAGCACCGTGGCTCTCCTGCAAGCTGCTGCGCCTGCTGCAGTGCTACCCTCCACCAGAAGATGGTGCTGTCAAAGGCCGCCTGGTAGAGTGTCTGGAGACCATCCTTAACAAGGCCCAGGAGCCACCAAAGTCCAAGAAGGTCCAGCATTCCAATGCTAAGAATGCCATCTTGTTTGAGGCTATCTCACTTATCATCCATTATGACAG TGAGCCAAACCTGCTGGTGCGAGCCTGTAACCAGCTGGGCCAgttcctgcagcacagagagactAACCTTCGCTACCTGGCTCTGGAAAGCATGTGCACCCTGGCCAGCTCTGAGTTTTCCCATGAGGCCGTCAAGACACACATCGAGACGGTCATCAACGCCCTCAAG ACTGAGAGGGATGTGAGTGTTCGACAGCGGGCGGCCGATTTGCTGTATGCTATGTGCGATCGCAGCAATGCCAAGCAGATAGTAGCCGAGATGCTCAGCTACCTTGAGACAGCAGACTACTCCATCAGAGAGGAGATG GTGCTGAAAGTGGCCATACTCGCCGAGAAGTATGCTGTGGATTACTCCTGGTACGTGGACACCATTCTCAACCTCATCCGCATCGCCGGCGACTACGTCAGCGAAGAGGTGTGGTATCGTGTCATTCAGATCGTCATCAACCGAGACGACGTGCAGGGCTACGCCGCCAAGACGGTCTTTGAG GCCTTGCAGGCCCCTGCCTGCCATGAGAACATGGTGAAGGTCGGAGGCTATATTTTGGGAGAGTTCGGTAACCTGATTGCTGGGGACCCACGCTCCAG CCCCCTGGTCCAGTTCAACCTTCTCCACTCCAAGTTCCATCTGTGCTCCGTGCCGACTCGCgccctgctgctgtcagcctACATCAAGTTCATCAACCTGTTCCCAGAGACCAAGGCCACCATCCAAGAGGTTCTGCGCTGCGACAGCCAGATCCGCAACTCGGacgtggagctgcagcagcgcGCTGTTGAGTACCTCAAGCTCTCTTCCATTGCCAGCACCGATGTCCTG GCCACTGTCCTGGAGGAGATGCCTCCCTTCCCGGAGAGGGAGTCGTCAATCCTGGCtaagctgaagaagaagaagggtcctggtgctgtgtctgtgacagAGCTGGAAGACAGCAAAAGGGAGGGCGGGGAGTTGAATGGAGGCGCCGACCGGGGGCCAGACACAGCAGCAATGGCTGCCTCCAACGCT tccacCCCGTCACCATCAGCAGACCTCCTCGGGATTCGTTCTGCTGCTCCCATTGGTGCTGCTCCAGCCAGCGCTGGCAGCCTATTGGTGGATGTGTTCTCCGAGGCGGGGCCTGCCGCaccttctgctgctgtgaacgATGATGGCTTCCTAAG ctctgctcctccctctgaggatcctgctcctcctctgtctgaggCAGACGAACTTCTTAACAA GTTTGTGTGCAAGAACAACGGGGTTCTGTTTGAGAATCAGCTGCTACAGATTGGCATCAAGTCAGAGTACCGTCAGAATCTGG ggagaaTGTACTTATTCTACGGTAACAAGACGTCAGTGCAGTTCGCCAGCTTCACCACCACAGTCAGCTGTCCCGGAGAGCTGCAGTCTC AGCTCAACGTGCAGACTAAACCagtggagccactggtggagggTGGAGCCCAGATCCAGCAGGTCCTCAACATCGAGTGTCTGACTGACTTCTCTGATGCCCCCCTGCTCAACATCAAGTTCAG ATATGGAGGAGCTCTGCAGAACCTGACCCTCAAGCTGCCCGTCACCATCAACAAGTTCTTCCAGCCAACTGAGATGTCCTCACATGACTTCTTCCAGCGCTGGAAACAGCTTAGCCA GCCTCAGCAAGAAGCACAAAAGATATTCAAGGCCAACCACAGCATGGACACTGAAGTACTTAAGGCTAAG CTACTTGGTCTAGGAACGGCCCTGCTGGACAATGTCGATCCAAACCCAGAGAACTACGTGTGTGCTGGAGTGATCCAGACCAAGGGCCAGCAGGTTGGCTGTCTGCTAAGACTGGAGCCAAACGCCCAGGCACAG atgtaCCGTCTGACTCTGCGCTGCAGCAAGGACTCTGTGTCCAAGCGTCTCTGCGAGCTGCTAGCCCAACAGTTCTAG
- the ap2a1 gene encoding AP-2 complex subunit alpha-2 isoform X2, whose protein sequence is MPAVSKGDGMRGLAVFISDIRNCKSKEAEIKRINKELANIRSKFKGDKALDGYSKKKYVCKLLFIFLLGHDIDFGHMEAVNLLSSNKYTEKQIGYLFISVLVNSNSELIRLINNAIKNDLSSRNPTFMCLALHCIANVGSREMAEAFASEIPRILVAGDTMDSVKQSAALCLLRLYKTSPDLVLMGEWTSRVVHLLNDQHMGVVTAAISLITCLSQKNPDEFKTCVSLAVSRLSRIVSSASTDLQDYTYYFVPAPWLSCKLLRLLQCYPPPEDGAVKGRLVECLETILNKAQEPPKSKKVQHSNAKNAILFEAISLIIHYDSEPNLLVRACNQLGQFLQHRETNLRYLALESMCTLASSEFSHEAVKTHIETVINALKTERDVSVRQRAADLLYAMCDRSNAKQIVAEMLSYLETADYSIREEMVLKVAILAEKYAVDYSWYVDTILNLIRIAGDYVSEEVWYRVIQIVINRDDVQGYAAKTVFEALQAPACHENMVKVGGYILGEFGNLIAGDPRSSPLVQFNLLHSKFHLCSVPTRALLLSAYIKFINLFPETKATIQEVLRCDSQIRNSDVELQQRAVEYLKLSSIASTDVLATVLEEMPPFPERESSILAKLKKKKGPGAVSVTELEDSKREGGELNGGADRGPDTAAMAASNASTPSPSADLLGIRSAAPIGAAPASAGSLLVDVFSEAGPAAPSAAVNDDGFLRFVCKNNGVLFENQLLQIGIKSEYRQNLGRMYLFYGNKTSVQFASFTTTVSCPGELQSQLNVQTKPVEPLVEGGAQIQQVLNIECLTDFSDAPLLNIKFRYGGALQNLTLKLPVTINKFFQPTEMSSHDFFQRWKQLSQPQQEAQKIFKANHSMDTEVLKAKLLGLGTALLDNVDPNPENYVCAGVIQTKGQQVGCLLRLEPNAQAQMYRLTLRCSKDSVSKRLCELLAQQF, encoded by the exons GGCTACCTGTTCATCTCAGTGCTGGTGAACAGCAACAGCGAGCTGATCCGCCTCATCAACAACGCCATCAAGAATGACCTGTCCAGCCGTAACCCCACCTTCATGTGCCTGGCACTTCACTGCATCGCAAACGTAGGAAGCCGTGAGATGGCCGAGGCCTTTGCGAGCGAGATCCCTCGGATCCTGGTTGCTGG CGATACGATGGACAGCGTGAAACAGTCAGCTGCCTTGTGTCTGCTGCGGCTCTACAAGACTTCTCCTGACTTGGTGCTGATGGGTGAGTGGACGTCACGCGTGGTGCACCTGCTCAACGACCAACACATG gGTGTGGTGACAGCAGCCATCTCTCTCATCACCTGTCTGAGCCAGAAGAATCCAGATGAGTTCAAGACCTGTGTTTCCCTGGCTGTTTCGCGACTCAGCAGG ATTGTGTCGTCAGCCTCCACTGACCTGCAGGATTACACCTACTACTTCGTACCAGCACCGTGGCTCTCCTGCAAGCTGCTGCGCCTGCTGCAGTGCTACCCTCCACCAGAAGATGGTGCTGTCAAAGGCCGCCTGGTAGAGTGTCTGGAGACCATCCTTAACAAGGCCCAGGAGCCACCAAAGTCCAAGAAGGTCCAGCATTCCAATGCTAAGAATGCCATCTTGTTTGAGGCTATCTCACTTATCATCCATTATGACAG TGAGCCAAACCTGCTGGTGCGAGCCTGTAACCAGCTGGGCCAgttcctgcagcacagagagactAACCTTCGCTACCTGGCTCTGGAAAGCATGTGCACCCTGGCCAGCTCTGAGTTTTCCCATGAGGCCGTCAAGACACACATCGAGACGGTCATCAACGCCCTCAAG ACTGAGAGGGATGTGAGTGTTCGACAGCGGGCGGCCGATTTGCTGTATGCTATGTGCGATCGCAGCAATGCCAAGCAGATAGTAGCCGAGATGCTCAGCTACCTTGAGACAGCAGACTACTCCATCAGAGAGGAGATG GTGCTGAAAGTGGCCATACTCGCCGAGAAGTATGCTGTGGATTACTCCTGGTACGTGGACACCATTCTCAACCTCATCCGCATCGCCGGCGACTACGTCAGCGAAGAGGTGTGGTATCGTGTCATTCAGATCGTCATCAACCGAGACGACGTGCAGGGCTACGCCGCCAAGACGGTCTTTGAG GCCTTGCAGGCCCCTGCCTGCCATGAGAACATGGTGAAGGTCGGAGGCTATATTTTGGGAGAGTTCGGTAACCTGATTGCTGGGGACCCACGCTCCAG CCCCCTGGTCCAGTTCAACCTTCTCCACTCCAAGTTCCATCTGTGCTCCGTGCCGACTCGCgccctgctgctgtcagcctACATCAAGTTCATCAACCTGTTCCCAGAGACCAAGGCCACCATCCAAGAGGTTCTGCGCTGCGACAGCCAGATCCGCAACTCGGacgtggagctgcagcagcgcGCTGTTGAGTACCTCAAGCTCTCTTCCATTGCCAGCACCGATGTCCTG GCCACTGTCCTGGAGGAGATGCCTCCCTTCCCGGAGAGGGAGTCGTCAATCCTGGCtaagctgaagaagaagaagggtcctggtgctgtgtctgtgacagAGCTGGAAGACAGCAAAAGGGAGGGCGGGGAGTTGAATGGAGGCGCCGACCGGGGGCCAGACACAGCAGCAATGGCTGCCTCCAACGCT tccacCCCGTCACCATCAGCAGACCTCCTCGGGATTCGTTCTGCTGCTCCCATTGGTGCTGCTCCAGCCAGCGCTGGCAGCCTATTGGTGGATGTGTTCTCCGAGGCGGGGCCTGCCGCaccttctgctgctgtgaacgATGATGGCTTCCTAAG GTTTGTGTGCAAGAACAACGGGGTTCTGTTTGAGAATCAGCTGCTACAGATTGGCATCAAGTCAGAGTACCGTCAGAATCTGG ggagaaTGTACTTATTCTACGGTAACAAGACGTCAGTGCAGTTCGCCAGCTTCACCACCACAGTCAGCTGTCCCGGAGAGCTGCAGTCTC AGCTCAACGTGCAGACTAAACCagtggagccactggtggagggTGGAGCCCAGATCCAGCAGGTCCTCAACATCGAGTGTCTGACTGACTTCTCTGATGCCCCCCTGCTCAACATCAAGTTCAG ATATGGAGGAGCTCTGCAGAACCTGACCCTCAAGCTGCCCGTCACCATCAACAAGTTCTTCCAGCCAACTGAGATGTCCTCACATGACTTCTTCCAGCGCTGGAAACAGCTTAGCCA GCCTCAGCAAGAAGCACAAAAGATATTCAAGGCCAACCACAGCATGGACACTGAAGTACTTAAGGCTAAG CTACTTGGTCTAGGAACGGCCCTGCTGGACAATGTCGATCCAAACCCAGAGAACTACGTGTGTGCTGGAGTGATCCAGACCAAGGGCCAGCAGGTTGGCTGTCTGCTAAGACTGGAGCCAAACGCCCAGGCACAG atgtaCCGTCTGACTCTGCGCTGCAGCAAGGACTCTGTGTCCAAGCGTCTCTGCGAGCTGCTAGCCCAACAGTTCTAG